The Triticum aestivum cultivar Chinese Spring chromosome 5A, IWGSC CS RefSeq v2.1, whole genome shotgun sequence genomic sequence ACTACATTTGTACTGTTCCATTTGAAATAttgattatgtatgtgatttgaaaatGAGTGCAATGGAAACCTGACTTGTGGGACCCACTTATGAGAATAATCTGAGCAATTTTGAATTTTCTGTCAAGTGGGCCTAATGTGTGAGAAGATGACATGGGACCAGCCCCAAAATATAATGGCCCAAACAAAGTTAAAAGGCCCCGacccagaaataaataaaaggctgaaatgggcttggcccatgtaactggcaggaaaaaaatacattaaaaaggccgaattgttgggctaggcccatgtagaaaatcgaattggaccgggctgaatcttgtgccacatcagattgccacgctggatgcctacgtggcctggggaggttgctagtgaccaaaacactacagtagacgtattttggtcataaatgtctacgaccattccagaagaaaggtcgctatagtcagtttatgactgccagcttttgaccttatgtttttggtcacaaaaaggtcacaaattgaaaacagtgaccattcagtgaccaatagtgttggtcacaagttgacatatttcttgtagtgtgagcTTAAGGCGTGCAAAATCTGGCGGGACAGAAGGGTCGTCGTCGGTAAACACTCATAAAAACTGGCTGGCCCTATGGAGCACCCATGTCCCAAGTAAGGTTAAAATCCATGCCTGGAGGCTTCTGTCAAACGGTCTGGCAACTGGGTCAGAATTGTATCGCCGGCATTAAGCCGGGCGTGTTTTGCGCTGCTTGCAGAAGGGAAGAGACGTTGGTCCACCGCTTCTGGAGCTGTCCGCACTCACAAGTGTTCTGGCAGGAATTGGCAAAGAAGAGGAGTGTCGAGACTATGGCTCCGCCAGTGGAGATTGATTCCAACCAGGCTTTGGGACGGTGGCTTAGGTCATGGATTGgtgaggcgcaggaggagcagaaaGAGCTGTTTATGCAAGGAACCTATGGACTTTGGCTGGCAAGGAACGCTACGAGGGAGGGCGTTCGGATTCAGGATGCCTCAGAAGTTGCAGCCTCGGTCTCACGTTTCATCGATGAGTGGAACAATGCGGTGCCGAAGAAGCCACAGGCTACTATTGCGCCACctgtggacaggtggaggccgcCGGAGCAGGGGTGGATTAAAGCGAACGTTGATGGAGCTGTAGGCAAAAGCTCGGGCGATGGAGGTGGAGGGGTTGTCTTTCGCGATCATCATGGAGTCTTTTGTGGTGCACTTGCTCATCTATTCCCTCATGTGAGTCGACCAGCTGTGTCTGAGTTACTGGCATGTCGAAAGGCGTTGCAGTTTGGGCAGGAACTTAACTTTCAGCGGCTGCATGTGGAGATGGATAGCAAAGAGGCCGTGTGCATGATCAACGATGCGAGGAGAAATCTTTAGATGGTAGGCGCTATTGTGGAGGACATCAAGGCTCTGATGAGTGGTTGGCAGGGATGCAAAGTTTCTTGGAGGAGAAGGTCAGCAAATAGGGCGGCTCACACTCTAGCTAGACTAGCTGCAGACGAAGTCTCTGACTTTGCTTAAATAAAATAGTTGCTTACCCTAAAAAAACGGAGAATACTGATCCCAAATAGAATACGTTGAGGCATTGAGAAAGAAGTGGTGCTGACTGACTGTGGGCCTCACTTCCTTCTTCCATGGGAGCAGTTGTGCCTTAAAAGTCAGTCGGGCATGTAGAGAAAAAGAGGCCGATAGACATGTATTCAAAACTCAAATAGGCAGCATGAGGTGCCAGTCGGCCGGCTCGAGCCTCCAGCGTGAATGGGCCGGACCGTTAGTCTGTTCTGTGTTTTGTCTGTCtgttattttttttcttctctgtttttatTTTTAAGTTTctacatttttttagtttttatcaaattgccaaaaAATTAAGAATTCGTAAACTACTTTACAATTCATGTGtaattttttaattcatgaacgtTTTTTAAAATCATatacatttttaaaatttgaacatttttttgaaattcatgaacattgtttTTCAAACTTATGAACATGTTTTTGGAAGTCATGAATATGTTACAAACTGagaaacatattttgaaattcacaaacatttttttcatTTATGAACATTTATTCCGGTCACTTATTTTGTTACTGGTTTGCCACTGTTTGAAAGCACACCAAACATATTAAGAAATATTCTCGTAGAGAGGTTTGAAACATCACTTATTCTTTCTGCGATACTAATATATGAAGTATATTTTTCACCAAAAAAACATAAGCTATATTTGATCGTGTATTAATGTGTAAATTCTGTGGGTCAAGGGATAGCAAGCAAACACACACCCTGCCCGCGCGAATGGGCCGGGCTATTAGTCTGTTCTAtgtttttctatctgttttctttcatttatttctttatttcttttttccttttcccttttcttctatgcttttagttttattttatgtATTTTCTTTTTATAACTCCCCCAAAATGGAAAATTAGTGAAGCCAGTTTCAAATTATGtgcatttttttaattcatgaacctCTTTGAAAATCTTATAACTTTTTCAAAAATTGAACATTCTTAGAATTCAAGAAGatattttgaaattcatgaacatttttccaaacTTCTGAACACTTGTTTGGAAGTCATTAAtatttttcaaactcataaacatattttgaaattcagggatattttttgaattcacaaacatttttttcatTTGTGAACATTTATTTCGGTAAATTATTTTTGTTACTGGTTTGCCGGTGTTTCAAAGCACTCCAAACATATTAAAAGATATTCTCGTAGAAAGGTGTGAAATATGACTTATTCTTTCCGCGATACTAATATATGAAGTATATTTTTCACCAAAGATACAAAAGCTATATTTGATCGTGTATTAATGTGTAAAATACTAGTCAATTCATTAATGTTGGTAAGATTTAGCATTTATTTTGTTCTTATGATAATCATATCTCACTCAAGATTCGAGGCAGAATTTCATTGCTGGTTTTTTGGGTGCATATTGATAATACGCCATATATTGACAACATATTTAATATTCTCCACTTTTTGGCGTGGAGACCCATTCGACGTGGGTGGTCCATGGCGACCCCCTATGTTTGTGTAGACCGTTTTCATAGCTTACATGCGCTGTGTCCCTATGTTCGTCCATCTTAGGTGTTGCATTGtgcattttttttgtttatttCTTGTTGCTATAGGAAGTTTTAGTTTAAAACATGTTTTAGTGAAAGTTGTAAACTGTTTAAGGACCTAAATGCAAAATGGGGTAAGTGAAGGGATCTGGGTCAAAAATCCTGTGGGAGCACGGTGATAAGCCATGTGGCTTCGGTAAATCCTGTGGGGCCGGCCGTGTTATAGTTCCGATGCTATGCTTTTATTTGCTCCTTTCCTTTGCGAGCGAAGAAGGCAAACTCTCATCCTTTTCTTCTCCTCGATGGCGAGCATCAGCAGAGCCTAGGCGCCTAGCATCCAGTTCCATCTCTCGAATACGCCACCCTGAGCCAGTAGCTTGGTGCGGCCGCGATCCGCAGGAGAGGTAGCTTGCTTGTCATGCTCGCCGGCCGCATCCTTGCCTTCACTCggagccggaggtagccgccggccATGAGAGcttctcccccctcctcctcgccgTGCCTTCATGGCCACGGAGGCAAGGTGGCGTGTGCCGTGGCCGCCTGCCTCGCGCTCGTGACCTTCCTGGTGGTCGCCTTGGATCCCAGGACCGGAGCTTCGTCCTGGTTCCTCTCTTCCTCGTCTTCCTTTCTCTCCTCCTTGAGGCCAACCGCGAGGGGTGGCAGCAATGGGGGCGCCGCCCCTCTCTTCGCGACCTCCAGCTACGCTGCTGCCGGCGGCAAGAACAGCAGCGTCAAGGCGGTGCTCTTCCGGCAGCAAGACGCTGCCGGCGGCCACCCGGCCGTGGCTTCCGTCGTCAGCGTCGGCGACCCGCCGCCTCACGTCTCcgtcgcgccggcgccggcgccggctccGGTACGGATTTCTTTTCTCGAGTAAACTTTAATGTAAAATTATTTCTCACCTTGCTCGTTTCAAGTTACCTCTGCTGCTGCCGTGTGTGTGAACCGGAACTGGTTTCTGGGTTTCCGTGCCGATTGGGTGCGTGGAAGCCATGCATGCGCGCGACGCAACGTTTTCTCACGCAGCGGCGTTTTCTTGTCGTGGTTTGCTACTGACATACGTATGGGTTACAGCAGTACACTGTTGAAACCAGTTAATTCCGGGCGGCCGATCTCGCGCCCTCGGGTGCGGTGCTGCTCTCTCGCCACGTGCCCCCTCGCGTGGCACCGTTCCCTTTGCTTATCCGCCGTCGTTGACCAGGGCGTTTAACCTATCGCTTTCTCTCACCTTACCCCATCTTCCTCACAAACCACGGCGCATCCACGGCCACCGCTGTCGCACGGCTGGAGCTGACCTAATCGCGCGGCCGATCTGGAGCTTGAACCGGTCGGCCGGCGCCTAGCGCTGCGTAGATAGAAATAGTTCAGATTTTGTTCATATGGGGGTTTGCCGACTTGATGTTGGAAATTGGTTTTAAAAAAACTTGACATTGGAAATCTGCACATACTGTCTTTATATCGCTTTGTTTCTTACTCCCGTTTCCCAACCGGGCTCACACCCCTTTCCATTAATTTTGCAATCAACGGAAATACATCAGTCTGTTACTGTTGTTTGGAGAGCAACGCAAAATGAGCATCGAGCCGAATAAGACCAACTACCAAGCAAAGGAGACTGAAAAGGGAAGAGCGGGTTGGTGCATCGCCAGGAAACCCACTGCATGATAACCCTGAAGCGGACTATCAGCCGTGGGGCGAAAACCTGACGACACAATCAACCAAAGCTCGCTACAGATTTAACCTGACTAGAATCTAGCCTTGAGAGGATAGGATAATCAACACCAAAAGGAGCGATCCAGCGGGCATCAAACCCCAGTGGATATAAGGCTAAGCTAAGATGAGACTATCATGATCTAACCAATCTGTATGCCATCACCATCTCCCAGCAGAAGCCTGCCACGCGCATAAGGTCTGTCCGCGAGCGCCGCTGCCACATGAGCCAGTCTCTTCACGCCATCCTGGAATTTCCTCCTGTCAATTTCTTACTCCCGTTTGGAGCGCAATAATTGTTTTCTATTCCTATGAGAAATGAACTGCAGCGTATAAAAGTCCCATGGATAGTTTAGTTCATGATTTAGATGCATATACACCGAAGAAGAAAGATGCATTccgctttctttcctttttttctaagagagagagaaagacgcATTCCGCTTTCTTTCCTTTGTGAGTGAAGAAAGACATTTTCGTCCCTTCCATGCATGGGCTTGGCTTGAAGGCACATAGTTATGGAAACACTTCCAGATTTGCGAGAGGACCACACAACTAGGCTAGGGGTTTCGACGGTTTGATCCAAGTCGGCTAGAACTTGCCCTCACGCTATTTTTGCACAAGCTTGAAATAAACAACTCAAATGGCATGCCGAATTGATTCCTTCGCATCGTTGTCGATCTGGCTGTTGCAAGGATGATCTGTGTTACTTATGCAGTGAGCATTGCACCCGAAAGTGGAAACTTCTAATTGAGACCCCTGTTTTTGTTTGTGCGTGATTTAGAGCTGTCAATTAGTGGGTTTACAATCTTCAGAAAGTAAAGTTTCCCTATAGTGACCAGCTATGTTACACTTGTGTTTGTATAGAGCATGATTAATTTAACAACAACGCTATAACTACTGGGCTTGAAAAgctttgttgtttttgttgttgtaaaATGATTTGGACTGGGCCTATCGAGTtacttacatatatatatatatatatatatatatatatatatatatatatatatatatatatattgtgttgCAGGAAAGTGGATTTGACGATGCTGCTAGCCCGGGCGGCACGGTTGAAGTAAGGGTGCCATTAATGCAGGGGAGGGTGGATGTAAAACTGGAAAAGGTAGAACTTGGTCTCGCGAAAGCTCGTTTAGTGATAAGGGAAGCTATCCGAAACAAGGACAAGCGTCCTCCCCTAACCGACAGGGATTATGTGCCGGTTGGACCGGTGTACAGGAATGCCTACGCATTTCACAGGTACGCAAATTCCTTTTGCGTCTACACACTCTACCATTAGTCATTACACAGTATGAAATGGCTAAGGAGTAGTATTGGAAAGACACATCTGACATGGGCGCTGTTTGCTCATTTTGGCACGTAGGAGCTACTTGGAGATGGAAAAGCTGTTCAAGGTGTACGTGTACGAAGAAGGCGAGCCACCGGTGTTCCACGACGGTCCGTGCCGCAGCATATATTCATCGGAGGGCAGATTCATATTTGCCATGGAGATGGAGAACCGGATGCGCACGAGGGACCCCGAGCTTGCCCATGTCTTCTTCCTTCCCTTCAGTGTCGTCAAGATGGTGAAGATGATCTACGAGCCCAACTCGCATGACATGGAGCCGCTGCGCCGGACTCTCTCGGACTACATCGACGTTCTGTCCACCAAGTACCCGTACTGGAACAGGAGCCTCGGCGCCGACCATTTCATGCTCTCCTGCCACGACTGGGTAAGCATGCAACCTCACTCACTGTAGCATTTCAGGAGTTTGTCGAAGACATGCAACTTCATTCACTGTAGCTCGGGTGTGCTAACCGTACCATGCACGTATGTATGATTGTGTATCAGGGGCCATATGTGTCGTCGGCGGACGGCCATCTCTTCTCCAACTCCATCCGCGTGCTGTGCAACGCCAACACCTCCGAGGGCTTCAACCCATCCAAGGACGTGTCGCTGCCGGAGATCAACCTCCGGACCGACATCATAGCTGATCAGGTCGGCGGGCCATCAGCGTCGCACCGCCCCATCCTGGCCttcttcgccggcggcgaccatggccCCGTTCGGCCACTGCTCCTGCAGCACTGGAAGGGCAAGGACGCCGACGTGCAGGTGAGCGAGTACCTGCCCCGCGGCGTGTCGTACATCAACGTGATGCGGCGGAGCAAGTTCTGCCTGTGCCCCAGCGGCTACGAGGTGGCCAGCCCCAGGGTGGTGGAGGCCATCTACCTCGAGTGCGTGCCGGTCGTCATCGGCGACGACTACGTGCTGCCCTTCAGCGACGTGCTAAACTGGCCCGCCTTCTCCGTGCGGGTCGCCGTGGCGGACATACCCAACCTCAAGACCATCCTCGCCGCCGTGTCGCCGCGGCAGTACATACGGATGCAGCGCCGGGTGAGGACCGTGCGCCGGCACTTCATGGTCAACGGCCCGCCGCGCCGGTTCGACGTCTTCCACATGATCCTCCACTCCATCTGGCTCAGGAGGCTCAACGTCAGGCTCCATGCGCAAGACTACTGACATATTCTTGGGTTTCCTTCTTTTTATTTAGGGAGCGTCTAACAACCAGTTTTCAACTGGTCTAGGCCAAATTTCTTGTCCAGTTATGATTTGACACATGGCTACCTGCTGCCTAGTTTTGCATGGTAAATATTTGTTTTTGGTTTGGGTGTTGGGGAGTGTCTAACAACCAGTCAACTGGTTTTGCATGGTAAAAATTTGTTAGAACTTGGAGTGAGGTGGGGTATTGGGAATGGAAATTTCAGTTCAAATTTGTCAGGATAAAATGGGTTGCTGATGAAATTCTTGGTCTTGTGTCACCCATCCTGTCTTTGCCAGTTAAGCAAACTGTGGATGCTGTTCAATGCTACTACTTGTCAA encodes the following:
- the LOC123106459 gene encoding probable glycosyltransferase At5g03795; the encoded protein is MRASPPSSSPCLHGHGGKVACAVAACLALVTFLVVALDPRTGASSWFLSSSSSFLSSLRPTARGGSNGGAAPLFATSSYAAAGGKNSSVKAVLFRQQDAAGGHPAVASVVSVGDPPPHVSVAPAPAPAPESGFDDAASPGGTVEVRVPLMQGRVDVKLEKVELGLAKARLVIREAIRNKDKRPPLTDRDYVPVGPVYRNAYAFHRSYLEMEKLFKVYVYEEGEPPVFHDGPCRSIYSSEGRFIFAMEMENRMRTRDPELAHVFFLPFSVVKMVKMIYEPNSHDMEPLRRTLSDYIDVLSTKYPYWNRSLGADHFMLSCHDWGPYVSSADGHLFSNSIRVLCNANTSEGFNPSKDVSLPEINLRTDIIADQVGGPSASHRPILAFFAGGDHGPVRPLLLQHWKGKDADVQVSEYLPRGVSYINVMRRSKFCLCPSGYEVASPRVVEAIYLECVPVVIGDDYVLPFSDVLNWPAFSVRVAVADIPNLKTILAAVSPRQYIRMQRRVRTVRRHFMVNGPPRRFDVFHMILHSIWLRRLNVRLHAQDY